In Campylobacter vulpis, a genomic segment contains:
- a CDS encoding alkylphosphonate utilization protein, with amino-acid sequence MAKDSNGTELNAGDSVSVIKDLKVKGASTTLKRGTTIKNIKLTNKDGEIEAKVDKFGTLVLKTEFLKKI; translated from the coding sequence ATGGCAAAGGATTCAAATGGCACAGAGCTTAATGCTGGAGATAGCGTAAGTGTGATTAAGGATTTAAAAGTCAAGGGTGCTAGCACGACTCTAAAGCGTGGCACAACGATTAAAAATATCAAACTGACAAATAAGGACGGCGAAATCGAAGCTAAGGTCGATAAATTTGGCACTTTAGTGTTAAAGACTGAATTTTTAAAGAAAATTTAG
- a CDS encoding TerC family protein: MFEWIFSPDAWVTLITLSALEIVLGVDNIIFLAILVSKLPPEHRDKGRILGLGFAMVTRILLLLSLFWVMKLITPLFSLYVGDVTALSEEAKNAALFSLSFFAFFSGGIAGFEGLKYWGEISGRDLVLFFGGLFLIVKSIKEIKEEILSEHSDDDKPHIKISSKLWVVVAEIAVIDIVFSLDSVITAVGIAQDIEIMIIAVIIAVLVMLFASKPIADFVEKYPSIKILALAFLIMIGVVLVAESLELHFGKAYIYVAMVFALGTEILNIIAAKKKNKRKEK; the protein is encoded by the coding sequence ATGTTTGAATGGATTTTCAGCCCTGATGCTTGGGTAACGCTCATCACCTTAAGTGCGCTTGAGATTGTGCTTGGTGTAGATAATATCATCTTTTTAGCAATTTTAGTAAGCAAACTTCCGCCAGAGCATAGAGATAAGGGGCGAATTTTGGGGCTTGGCTTTGCGATGGTTACGCGAATTTTGCTTTTACTTTCGCTATTTTGGGTGATGAAACTAATAACACCTTTATTTTCTCTTTATGTGGGCGATGTAACGGCTTTAAGCGAAGAGGCTAAAAATGCAGCCCTTTTTAGCTTAAGCTTTTTTGCCTTCTTTAGTGGTGGTATAGCAGGTTTTGAGGGACTTAAATACTGGGGAGAAATTTCTGGTAGGGATTTGGTTTTATTTTTTGGGGGCTTGTTTTTGATTGTCAAGTCCATAAAAGAAATTAAGGAAGAAATTTTAAGTGAGCATAGTGATGATGATAAACCTCATATTAAAATAAGCTCCAAACTCTGGGTTGTTGTGGCTGAAATCGCTGTGATTGACATTGTCTTTTCGCTTGATAGTGTGATTACTGCGGTAGGGATTGCACAAGACATTGAGATTATGATTATAGCGGTGATTATAGCGGTTTTAGTAATGCTTTTTGCTTCTAAGCCCATTGCAGACTTTGTGGAAAAATACCCTAGCATTAAAATTTTAGCCTTAGCTTTTTTGATTATGATAGGCGTGGTTTTAGTAGCTGAAAGTTTAGAACTTCACTTTGGTAAGGCTTACATTTATGTGGCTATGGTCTTTGCTCTTGGGACAGAAATTCTCAATATCATCGCCGCAAAGAAAAAAAATAAAAGAAAGGAGAAATAA